The Virgibacillus phasianinus genome includes a window with the following:
- a CDS encoding PepSY domain-containing protein: MSVKKAALAAGVGVAVGYLAKQQLDNCQKITPEKALKQAKETFKKQGPISGSWIYMKPEEIEKNGLLYNAYRGGVTRSIDGENKQYEFYVDVETGAVIGSVQTA, from the coding sequence ATGAGTGTTAAAAAAGCAGCATTAGCAGCAGGAGTAGGCGTAGCAGTAGGTTATTTAGCAAAACAGCAACTTGATAATTGTCAAAAGATAACACCGGAGAAAGCATTAAAGCAGGCAAAAGAGACATTTAAGAAACAGGGGCCGATCAGTGGTTCATGGATTTACATGAAACCTGAGGAAATTGAAAAAAATGGGCTTCTTTATAACGCATATCGTGGTGGTGTAACACGCAGTATTGACGGCGAAAATAAACAGTACGAATTCTATGTTGATGTAGAGACTGGCGCAGTGATTGGTTCTGTCCAAACTGCATAA
- a CDS encoding DUF84 family protein, protein MKIIIGSMNQTKVEAVKEVFPSDQVMSYSAESSVSAQPFSDEETRIGAINRAKDCVSMNQDAMGIGLEGGVMDINGQLFLCNWGALVDLKKNVHTASGARILLPKEISEPLRDGIELGDVMDCFAKKQGVRHKEGAIGIFTNDLVSRKNMFLHVVTLLRGQWEYWHESNLKGNDV, encoded by the coding sequence ATGAAGATAATAATTGGCTCCATGAACCAAACGAAAGTTGAAGCAGTCAAAGAAGTGTTTCCATCCGATCAAGTAATGAGCTATTCTGCTGAGTCATCGGTTTCTGCGCAGCCTTTCTCTGATGAAGAAACAAGAATAGGTGCTATTAATCGCGCTAAGGATTGTGTGTCGATGAATCAGGATGCAATGGGAATTGGTCTTGAAGGCGGTGTCATGGACATTAATGGACAGTTATTTCTTTGTAACTGGGGAGCACTGGTGGACTTGAAAAAAAACGTACATACCGCTAGCGGTGCACGTATTTTATTACCAAAGGAAATTAGTGAACCATTAAGGGACGGAATTGAGCTTGGAGACGTGATGGACTGCTTTGCAAAAAAACAAGGAGTTCGTCATAAAGAGGGTGCAATCGGCATCTTTACGAATGATTTGGTTTCTAGGAAAAATATGTTTCTACATGTCGTCACATTACTGCGCGGACAATGGGAATATTGGCATGAAAGCAATTTAAAAGGTAATGATGTATGA
- a CDS encoding Ku protein: protein MHTMWKGTISFGLVNIPVKMHAATENKDIKLRQLHKECQSPIKYERTCPNCDREVKNDEIVKAYEYAKDKFVILDDEDLEALRKEQGDKSVEIMDFVKLEEIDPIYFEKTYFLSPNEGGGKAYGLLRSALKDTSKIGIAKMIIRSKEQLAVIRVYKNTLVVETIHYPDEVRQVKDVPNVPEETKTEKKELDTAKMLIEQLTAEFDPEKYTDDYRTALLELIEAKKNNEDVVIGESKPKPDNVTNLMDALEASLDKAKKNKPKPVKPKAAKPKKASTKKKSG, encoded by the coding sequence ATGCACACGATGTGGAAAGGAACTATCAGTTTTGGACTTGTGAATATTCCAGTTAAAATGCATGCGGCAACGGAAAATAAGGATATAAAATTAAGACAGCTGCATAAAGAATGCCAGTCTCCGATTAAATATGAGCGGACATGCCCCAATTGCGACCGTGAAGTTAAAAATGATGAAATTGTAAAAGCCTATGAATATGCAAAAGACAAGTTTGTTATTTTGGATGATGAAGATTTAGAAGCATTGAGGAAAGAGCAAGGCGATAAATCTGTGGAAATTATGGACTTTGTAAAGCTTGAAGAAATTGATCCGATTTATTTTGAGAAAACCTATTTCCTTTCCCCAAATGAAGGCGGAGGAAAAGCATATGGCCTGTTAAGGTCTGCCTTAAAAGACACATCAAAAATCGGAATTGCCAAAATGATCATTCGCTCAAAGGAGCAGCTTGCGGTCATCCGCGTTTATAAGAATACACTAGTTGTAGAAACCATTCATTACCCAGATGAAGTGCGACAAGTAAAGGATGTTCCAAATGTTCCAGAGGAAACAAAAACTGAAAAGAAGGAACTGGATACAGCTAAGATGCTTATCGAACAACTTACAGCAGAATTTGACCCAGAAAAATATACGGACGACTATCGAACAGCACTTCTCGAGTTAATTGAAGCTAAGAAAAACAATGAGGACGTTGTAATTGGTGAAAGTAAACCGAAGCCAGATAATGTCACTAATCTAATGGACGCACTGGAAGCGTCACTCGACAAGGCTAAGAAAAATAAGCCAAAGCCAGTCAAACCAAAAGCTGCAAAACCAAAAAAAGCTTCTACCAAGAAAAAAAGCGGATAA
- a CDS encoding M42 family metallopeptidase, which produces MKQETLNLFKTLTELQGAPGNEHLVRKFMRGELEKYSDEIIQDNLGGVFGVKNGSGPKVMVAGHMDEVGFMITQITDNGMLRFQTLGGWWNQVMLAQRVQIMTDNGPVIGVIGSIPPHNLTPEQRKKPMETKNMLIDIGADDKEDATKIGIKPGQAAVPICPFTPMANDNKILAKAWDNRYGCGLAVELLKELQDETVPNQLYSGATVQEEVGLRGSQVAANMIQPDIFYALDASPANDMSGDKKEFGQLGNGALLRIFDRSMITHQGIKDFILDTAESNDIPYQYFISQGGTDAGRVHLSGNGVPSAVIGICSRYIHTSASMIHVDDYAAAKELLIKLVKTTDNNTVEQIRKR; this is translated from the coding sequence ATGAAACAAGAAACATTGAACTTATTTAAAACGCTTACTGAACTTCAAGGAGCGCCTGGAAATGAACATTTGGTACGGAAGTTTATGAGGGGTGAACTTGAAAAGTATTCGGATGAAATTATCCAGGACAACCTTGGTGGTGTATTTGGTGTGAAAAATGGATCCGGTCCAAAGGTAATGGTTGCTGGCCACATGGATGAAGTCGGATTTATGATTACACAGATAACTGACAATGGAATGCTTCGGTTCCAGACGTTGGGTGGCTGGTGGAATCAGGTTATGCTCGCTCAACGTGTTCAGATCATGACCGATAACGGGCCAGTAATCGGTGTTATTGGGTCCATCCCGCCACATAATTTAACACCGGAACAACGCAAGAAGCCGATGGAAACGAAAAATATGTTGATCGACATTGGTGCTGATGATAAAGAAGATGCTACGAAAATTGGGATTAAACCTGGTCAGGCCGCTGTGCCAATCTGTCCGTTCACACCGATGGCAAATGATAACAAGATTCTTGCGAAGGCATGGGATAACCGCTATGGTTGCGGTTTAGCAGTCGAACTTTTAAAAGAACTACAGGATGAAACAGTACCTAACCAATTGTATTCTGGTGCCACAGTTCAGGAAGAAGTTGGACTTCGTGGATCCCAGGTTGCAGCAAATATGATTCAACCAGATATTTTTTATGCGCTTGATGCTTCTCCAGCAAATGATATGTCCGGTGATAAAAAAGAATTTGGCCAATTGGGCAATGGTGCATTACTGCGCATTTTTGACCGGTCAATGATTACACATCAAGGGATTAAAGATTTCATCTTAGATACTGCTGAATCAAATGACATTCCATATCAGTATTTTATTTCACAGGGAGGAACAGACGCTGGACGTGTACACCTTTCTGGCAATGGGGTTCCATCTGCAGTTATTGGTATTTGTTCACGTTATATCCATACCTCTGCATCAATGATTCATGTGGATGACTATGCAGCTGCCAAAGAATTATTAATAAAGTTAGTCAAAACAACAGATAATAATACAGTTGAACAAATTCGTAAAAGGTAG
- a CDS encoding DNA ligase D yields MMKLMQPIPRMQIPTGNEWVYEVKYDGFRCVLHWEKDTIRLFSRNDVELTTNFPEIISFCSINQAIIEEYLPVELDGEIVIINNEFQANFPAIQKRGRLNKKETIDKAAGIRPATFLAFDLLRENGSSLMNKTYSERKKELSAFFKSAKFEPSISRLNRLSLIPSYRNADELWEIVFAFKGEGVIAKKKGSFYGLGKQHTDWLKIKNWRKFEGILTDFDTKNDYFNVKVYDGDQLVDAGKCKHGVDESEIATLHELFTTKGTKSGSEFRLPPAICAEVNTLDFVKHEIREPSINRILVNTNAADCTVQKMKVNMAMLPETVEASKINKLFWPEDGVTKGDLLTYLREISPYMLPFLKDRILTLIRCPDGVQGEYFFQKHLPDYAPSFITSYPTNDEVFFICNKLETLLWFGNHGALEFHTPFQTAGSANPAEIVFDLDPPDRERFPLAIQAANILKQMLDDLKLISFVKTSGNKGIQVHIPIPKDSLTYDETGIFTEAIAMTMENAYPALFTTERLKKNRKERMYIDYVQHAMDKTIINAYSPRKTNRATVSTPLFWEEVKEGLTPEMFTINNVAERVKTLGCPFTGYNVTGERQQMTNILNLLRQKK; encoded by the coding sequence ATGATGAAGTTAATGCAACCAATTCCCCGTATGCAAATCCCTACAGGAAATGAGTGGGTTTATGAGGTTAAATATGACGGGTTTCGCTGCGTACTGCACTGGGAGAAAGATACTATTCGTTTATTCAGCAGGAACGACGTGGAACTAACAACTAATTTTCCTGAGATCATTTCTTTTTGTTCAATAAATCAAGCGATAATAGAGGAGTATCTGCCGGTAGAGCTTGACGGTGAGATTGTCATCATAAACAATGAATTTCAGGCAAATTTTCCGGCTATTCAGAAGCGTGGGCGGTTAAATAAAAAAGAAACTATTGATAAGGCCGCGGGAATAAGACCGGCAACATTTTTAGCATTTGATCTTTTGCGGGAAAATGGTTCATCATTGATGAATAAAACATATTCAGAACGAAAAAAGGAGCTTTCAGCATTTTTCAAATCTGCTAAGTTTGAACCCAGTATTTCACGGTTAAACCGATTAAGTTTGATTCCGTCCTACAGAAATGCTGATGAATTATGGGAAATTGTATTTGCCTTCAAAGGGGAAGGTGTTATAGCAAAGAAAAAGGGAAGTTTTTACGGATTGGGAAAACAACATACTGATTGGTTAAAAATTAAAAACTGGCGGAAGTTTGAGGGGATTCTTACCGATTTTGATACAAAAAACGATTACTTTAATGTGAAGGTATATGATGGTGATCAACTGGTTGATGCTGGAAAGTGTAAACATGGTGTTGATGAAAGTGAAATTGCTACATTACATGAACTATTTACCACAAAAGGTACTAAAAGTGGCAGTGAATTCAGACTTCCACCGGCAATATGTGCTGAGGTAAATACACTTGATTTTGTTAAGCATGAAATACGAGAACCATCAATCAACCGAATATTGGTGAATACGAATGCCGCCGATTGTACAGTTCAGAAAATGAAAGTTAATATGGCAATGCTCCCAGAAACAGTTGAAGCTAGCAAAATTAATAAGCTTTTCTGGCCGGAAGATGGCGTAACAAAAGGAGATTTATTGACGTATTTACGGGAAATATCGCCGTATATGCTCCCTTTTCTAAAGGATCGTATTCTCACGTTGATTCGGTGCCCAGACGGTGTTCAGGGAGAATATTTTTTTCAAAAACATCTTCCGGACTATGCACCATCATTTATTACTAGTTATCCAACTAATGATGAAGTTTTTTTTATCTGTAATAAGCTGGAAACATTGCTGTGGTTTGGCAACCATGGCGCACTGGAATTTCATACACCGTTTCAAACAGCAGGCAGCGCGAATCCGGCTGAAATTGTATTTGATTTGGATCCACCTGACAGGGAACGGTTTCCACTGGCTATACAAGCTGCCAACATACTAAAACAAATGCTTGATGACTTAAAGTTGATTTCTTTCGTGAAAACATCTGGTAATAAAGGAATACAAGTTCACATCCCGATACCAAAGGACAGCCTGACCTATGATGAAACAGGAATTTTCACAGAGGCAATTGCAATGACTATGGAAAATGCGTACCCTGCATTATTTACAACAGAACGGTTAAAGAAAAATCGAAAAGAAAGAATGTATATTGATTATGTGCAGCATGCTATGGACAAAACAATCATTAATGCATATTCGCCAAGAAAAACGAATCGTGCCACAGTTTCAACACCTTTATTTTGGGAAGAAGTGAAGGAAGGGTTGACCCCAGAAATGTTTACCATTAATAATGTTGCTGAACGGGTAAAAACCCTTGGCTGCCCATTTACTGGCTATAATGTAACTGGAGAGCGACAGCAAATGACAAATATTTTGAATCTATTAAGGCAAAAAAAATAG
- a CDS encoding YtoQ family protein has translation MNLTVYLAGQIHDDWREEVKKKAKEKDLSLTFVGPQTNHDRSDHIGEDIFGEQPGNVYKDDAASSINNFRTEVLMKKSDVVIALFGEKYKQWNTAMDASSALALNKPTIIVRPSSLIHPLKELSNKANVTVETVDQAISVLAYIYE, from the coding sequence ATGAATTTAACAGTATATCTTGCAGGGCAAATACATGACGATTGGCGTGAAGAGGTTAAAAAGAAGGCTAAGGAAAAAGACCTTTCACTAACATTTGTCGGTCCACAAACAAACCATGACCGATCAGATCACATTGGGGAAGATATATTTGGGGAACAACCAGGCAATGTTTATAAAGACGATGCCGCTTCTAGCATCAATAATTTCCGAACAGAAGTGTTAATGAAAAAATCAGATGTGGTAATTGCGCTGTTTGGTGAAAAATATAAACAATGGAATACCGCTATGGATGCAAGTTCTGCACTTGCGCTAAACAAACCTACTATTATCGTAAGACCAAGTTCATTAATACACCCATTAAAAGAGCTTTCGAATAAAGCAAATGTTACAGTAGAAACTGTCGACCAGGCGATCAGCGTATTGGCATATATTTATGAATAA
- the ytpR gene encoding YtpR family tRNA-binding protein produces MDVFYNPVGIGDVLIIPFEDGDRYEISHENHGDITKIIDEKGKLLGYNIFQASKHFQLENTGKLTLTEEMHSKIKNLFEENDLKDSVDWDLSPTFVIGFVKEKVPHEDADKLNVCQVDIGGETLQIVCGAPNVDENQKIVVAKVGAVMPSGLKIRPTKLRGVPSNGMICSQKELGLPNAPVEKGIYVLDDSFTIGEAFNF; encoded by the coding sequence ATGGATGTCTTTTACAATCCAGTAGGAATCGGGGATGTACTAATTATTCCATTTGAAGATGGAGACAGATATGAGATCAGTCATGAAAATCACGGGGATATAACGAAAATCATAGATGAAAAAGGAAAGCTACTTGGTTACAATATTTTTCAGGCTTCAAAACATTTCCAACTGGAGAATACTGGTAAATTAACACTTACCGAGGAAATGCACAGTAAGATCAAAAATCTTTTTGAAGAAAACGATCTAAAGGATTCAGTAGACTGGGATTTGAGTCCAACCTTTGTAATCGGATTTGTAAAGGAAAAGGTACCACATGAGGATGCAGATAAGCTAAATGTTTGTCAGGTTGATATTGGTGGGGAAACGTTACAAATCGTTTGTGGTGCGCCGAATGTTGATGAGAATCAAAAGATAGTTGTTGCCAAGGTTGGGGCAGTTATGCCAAGTGGACTTAAGATTCGACCGACAAAATTACGTGGGGTCCCTTCGAACGGTATGATATGCTCACAAAAAGAACTAGGACTTCCAAATGCACCAGTTGAAAAAGGTATTTACGTATTAGACGACTCTTTTACAATCGGAGAAGCGTTTAATTTTTAA
- a CDS encoding thioredoxin family protein: MIVAEVDIVMETLKTEEQFNEWIKEKNVIALFSADWCPDCRIIEPIMPEIESEYPAYSFVIIDRDQFIEMCQDYDVFGIPSFIAFKNGKEAGRFVNKDRKSKEEITEFIEGLPA; encoded by the coding sequence ATGATAGTAGCGGAGGTTGATATAGTTATGGAAACTTTAAAAACAGAAGAACAGTTTAATGAATGGATTAAAGAGAAAAATGTGATTGCTTTATTTTCAGCGGACTGGTGTCCAGATTGCCGCATTATTGAGCCGATTATGCCTGAAATCGAAAGTGAATATCCAGCGTATTCATTTGTTATAATTGATCGAGACCAATTTATTGAGATGTGTCAGGATTATGATGTCTTTGGAATTCCCAGCTTTATTGCATTTAAAAATGGGAAGGAAGCTGGCAGATTTGTAAACAAGGATCGCAAATCCAAAGAGGAAATAACTGAATTTATCGAGGGTTTACCAGCGTGA
- a CDS encoding DUF1444 domain-containing protein, which produces MKMTSLKMKKILEERLSNSEYHTSYNRDKDAFRVEWKATKQGISITIPNVIAKYNERGNAAIDELVEHVTEALRIMNVDHQLTGMEKNIYPVIRATSFPTETKAGNKLICRDHTAETRVFYALDLGKSYRLIDETLLEKEGFTQERLNEIATFNLRSLKIDMKKDPVAGNNFYFVAHQDGYDASRILNEAFLEEMKANCKGELAVAVPHQDVLILADIQNKTGYDILAQMTMKFFAEGRIPITSLSFIYDDKKLEPVFILAKNRPEK; this is translated from the coding sequence ATGAAAATGACGAGTTTGAAAATGAAGAAGATACTGGAGGAACGGTTATCGAATTCAGAATATCACACCTCATATAATCGTGATAAAGATGCCTTTCGTGTGGAATGGAAAGCAACAAAACAGGGTATATCGATAACCATTCCGAATGTAATTGCGAAATATAATGAACGTGGAAATGCAGCAATTGACGAACTGGTGGAGCATGTAACAGAGGCACTGCGCATCATGAATGTGGATCACCAATTAACAGGAATGGAAAAAAACATTTATCCCGTTATTCGTGCAACATCCTTTCCCACAGAAACCAAAGCAGGCAATAAATTAATTTGCCGAGATCATACAGCCGAGACTCGTGTATTTTATGCGCTAGACCTTGGAAAATCGTATCGTTTGATTGATGAAACTTTACTAGAAAAGGAAGGTTTTACACAGGAGCGATTGAATGAGATTGCAACATTTAATCTTCGTTCGTTAAAAATAGATATGAAAAAGGATCCTGTAGCAGGCAATAACTTCTACTTTGTTGCGCACCAGGACGGTTACGATGCAAGTCGTATCTTAAATGAGGCATTCCTGGAAGAAATGAAAGCAAATTGTAAAGGGGAATTAGCTGTAGCTGTTCCACATCAGGATGTTCTAATATTAGCTGACATTCAAAACAAAACAGGATATGATATATTAGCACAAATGACCATGAAGTTTTTTGCGGAGGGTAGAATACCTATCACATCATTATCGTTTATTTATGATGATAAGAAATTGGAACCTGTATTTATTCTTGCAAAGAATCGACCAGAAAAATAG